In the genome of Myxococcus stipitatus, one region contains:
- a CDS encoding STAS/SEC14 domain-containing protein: MQQQEWKFGTHQIHHEPPDVLVASFSGMLNLEDMKRAVEIYGIAAQSGPYYLIANIGSSQLQAEARRYLSDNSRAEWFKGCVYVGADMVQQTFGKVISLGMFLTGKTEFRTEFVKTMAEAYTWVAQQRGANLRKSG, translated from the coding sequence ATGCAGCAACAGGAATGGAAGTTCGGGACGCACCAGATTCACCACGAGCCGCCGGACGTCCTGGTGGCCTCGTTCAGCGGCATGTTGAACCTGGAGGACATGAAGCGCGCCGTCGAGATCTACGGGATTGCCGCCCAGAGTGGTCCCTACTACTTGATTGCGAATATCGGCAGCTCGCAGCTCCAGGCGGAGGCGCGCCGGTACCTGTCGGACAACAGCCGGGCGGAGTGGTTCAAGGGCTGCGTCTACGTGGGCGCGGACATGGTGCAGCAGACCTTCGGCAAGGTCATCTCGCTGGGCATGTTCCTCACGGGCAAGACGGAGTTCCGCACGGAGTTCGTGAAGACGATGGCGGAGGCGTACACCTGGGTCGCGCAGCAGCGCGGCGCCAACCTGCGCAAGAGCGGCTGA